Below is a window of Impatiens glandulifera chromosome 2, dImpGla2.1, whole genome shotgun sequence DNA.
TAAAAGATTTAGAATTAATTGTATTTCATACACTATTTTGGTTGGAGTGTATTTCACAATGtaatttgtttggttttaaTAAACATTTGTATTCACTCTCTTGATATTTCTATcttaatatatctatattttcattctcatttccaaacaattcaataataaaataatttaaaattttcgcTTAGAATTCGAATtgaaataaatagttaaaaaagtgataatttgaaaaagattgtattttgtaatgtttgaagACGAtcgttattaatatttttttggggggaaataGGACAATGGATTAAATATGTAATCCGCAAAcacatttaatcatttaattatgcACAAACTTGTCGCATTACGGACTCAAACTCAAGAACTTATGGTTAATATTCACCTCTTATTGTCATTAGGCTAAAAGAGGAAATCGTTATTAATATTGAATGtatagtaatatattttatttttataattatttaggtGGTGTAGTCGGTTATCACGCTAGTCTCACACAATGAgttcaaacattttaatatacACGTaccatttaaaagaaaaaattattcaagCCAAGTGTTGGACCTCATATTTTATATAGCTTGCAAAGTTAAAAACAAATTGTCATAACACTACCacattaataattataacaaaaaaatcaatcacATTTAGTCAAGGTATTGCATTTGTCAAAACTCATTCCAAAAATCTTTTGCAACCATCTTTGtctataactattttttaaaatcatactcCATTTGTTCATCTTTTCGATCATCATACTTACCCTGTTTTCATCGTCGCCTTCCACGGTCTCCATTCCTTTCTTTTAATCAGAAAAGAGCTCCTAGCTCACGCTTAATTTGACTTGAGTTCGAActtaagtttgaaaatttaattttaattcaaactttTCGAGGAagcttaaatttataaattcattggAACTCGAGTTTAAATAAgtcaataaaaatttaaaaattgaattgagCCGAACTTGAAATCGACTTGGATCATTTGATGCCTAAATATAACACAAAATGGATCACTAAAAGACCACCCTTTACTTAATTACTAATTCATAATGAAATTAAGATttgaaagattatatatatatatatatatatatatgaactctTCTTATTGTTGAGTTGAGTGGGCCGTGCACATTAATCATTTTATACACGTGGGCGCTTATAAGTGCTTTAAcagaacttttttttaaaattttaattataatttttaatttaataataaccttgttagattttgttttgaaaCTATTGAGGTTAGAAATCATAGTCTCGGATTTGATTTCCATTACTAACCACTTAAATTGAACATAGAACAAATCATAGTTAAGTAGGACCAGAGTCGGCCCTGAGGTTTGGGTTGTCTTAGCCTcggtaaaaaaaattgaatatattttttttgttgccCTAAATCTAGTTtacaaaattgataaaaaaaatttgttttttttttagatttgaacCCATGACCACATTAAAACTTAAACCACTGAGCTACTAACATGtatgtttaaaatttcaataaatatatctaaatattttgatatttttaacaaatgggcTGCTTGGGGAGTGGGCTGCCCTAGTCCGAGGGTTTGCCGGGCTTACCCCAGGGTCGACACCGGGTAGGACCAGGCCAAATACGGTCATGAATGTTTATAATGGTTTAGCTTGGTACCATCATAtgatttaaaaatgtattagtcctatttttttataaaattcttaGAATGACAAATACTGGTGCTGTGATATAGTttgtaacatatatataaatcttcaggatgaaaaattaaaaaataaacatgatatatgtatatatatagtgtaGGGAAAAGAAGAATTTTCAAAAACACGTTGTTAAGAAAATTCTTTATTTACATGAATTAATTAATCCTTCCATCGGACATGCCTAGAATTCCCGCCGTCCACCACCACCTTTTCCGGCGATCCCCTAATAACTCTCTTATTTTCCATGTACAATCCAGCAATCTTCTCCGCCGCCTCCGCCTCATTTTCACTTTCCCTCATCAATTTCTCCACCTCAGCCTTCGGTAGCCACACCTTCACCCTCATCCCCGCTGCCGCCGGCCCACCTTCCGTCGTCTCCGGCACCACCACTTCTCTATGATGGCGCGTCACCATAAGATCCGAAGAAGATCTTCTCGAAAGCATTAATGTCTCTAACCGATCCTTAGCACTCATATGAATTACCGATCGAACCCTCCTCGTTTCCGGCCGAACCGAGTTCTCTGCCGCCACCGTCGCCGGCGGCAACTCGACTAGGAAATAAAGCTTCTTGGGTTTTAACTCTTGCCACGGGTCCAACGGTCTGGCACGAATCCCCAAATTCTTAACGGATTCAGCATCCAAAACAACGTAACTGTCTGGATAGTCTTTAAGTACTTTTCCGGCTTGTACCGGAGTTCTGTATTTGGTTATCTCGCCGTTAAGTTTCATAACCTTGGCACTTCTCTTACGAATTATTAAGCTGTTGCCCATTTCgatattaataaactaattaatatttgtgaaggaggaagaagatgaattgGATTTGGTCGTATATATATGGAGAAGAGATCGGGTGTGATCGGAGTTTGATACCGTTGGTAGGGTCAAGTAAGAGAGAGTTGTTGAATGGATGAAAGTTTCAAATAAAGAGGATAAGTACTGTTtgtttgacaaattaaattatgaaacaaTTATATATGGGGCCAACTTTCAAGAAACTACCAGATCTATCGACCCCATGCAATttgtttgaatattaatttattgtcgtgaaaaaaatgattgagaggttaatattaatatattatccATGCAAGTTTTAATTTCGTGATTGAATGAAAAGATAATGATGATATTATATAAGTGGGGTTCAATTGTTTAATTGTAGTAAGGAAAGTGATGGGATGAAGGTGTAAATCCAAGAATTTTTGAAATGATTCTGTCGACAGGATAACCTTTGACTTGGCATCCATTGTCCAAatatatcaacattttttttttgtcaattcaatttatttgacAATTAATCtcagctgcatatgctaaaattGAACATATTTTAAAGTTATGTATCAATTGGGTAAGGAGATGTTTGATTGCTATATTTGTCTTgccaatatatatatgtaaattttttttttgagttgcCCATATTAGGGGTGACCCTATCCAAGGGCCAACCTTTGTGTGGGGGAAGGGCTGCTACGGAACCTAAAGGCATACCATGTTGATGTTGGTGGGTTCAAAAGAGGAAGTTAAAGAATGTGTGACATAAAATCTTCAAAGTTATGAGATTGAGTTTTCACcctcatttaaaattaaaaaaaaatgtgacatGTATGTACAAGAAAGGTCCCCCGCATACATTTAGAGGCTTGTTACCAAAATAGAAATCCCAATGGAAAATTGGAAACATGTGGTCAATTCCGACATACAATGAAATTTATAGTTTCGGTGGtgtaattaaatatgttaacaTTTTGCCCGTAAAAGACGCTTATGTCTTAGTAGTTAGGTAGCCGACCCTCACTCCTATGGATCAGGAATGGGTAGTGGAGAAGTACCTATTGAGTTTGGGGTTGGATATGGAGT
It encodes the following:
- the LOC124928033 gene encoding uncharacterized protein At1g66480-like; translation: MGNSLIIRKRSAKVMKLNGEITKYRTPVQAGKVLKDYPDSYVVLDAESVKNLGIRARPLDPWQELKPKKLYFLVELPPATVAAENSVRPETRRVRSVIHMSAKDRLETLMLSRRSSSDLMVTRHHREVVVPETTEGGPAAAGMRVKVWLPKAEVEKLMRESENEAEAAEKIAGLYMENKRVIRGSPEKVVVDGGNSRHVRWKD